The Ignicoccus hospitalis KIN4/I genome includes the window CTCAAGCGAGCTTTATTATGGTCCACGGGACCCCGCGGTGGGAGCGGAGGCCTTGTCGGTAAACTTCAGGCACGTGGGAGTAAGGGGGGTCAAGCCCCCGATCGGTACGTGCAACGACCCCGAGTGTCCTTGGCACGGACATCTAAAGGTAAGGGGCACCATTTTGGAGGGTGTAGTAGTCAAGAAGAAGATGAATAAGGCTGTGGTAGTACGCCACGAGTACTTGTACTACAACAGGAAGTACCAGAGGTACGAGAGGAGGAAGAGTAACATCCACGCCCGCTTGCCGCCCTGCCTCGCGGACGAGATAAAGGAAGGCGACGTCGTAGTTATTGGAGAGACGCGTCCCCTGGCTAAGAGTATAAGCTTCGTAGTCCTCGGCAAGAAGGCAGGGGGTGAAGAGTAATGGTAAAGGCGTCAGCGAACAAGTCGCGTAGAAAGGTAGTAACCGGCCTCCAAGTGGGCAGCTACGTGAAGGTTACGGACAACAGCGGGGCAAAGGTCGCCATGATTATCGGCGTGCCCGGCTACCACGGCAGGCTAAGGAGGATTCCTCCGGCGGGCGTGGGCGACATGGTGGTAGTGACTGTAAAGAAGGGAACGCCCGAAATGAGGCACCAGGTAGTTAGAGCGATAGTCGTTAGGCAGAGGAAGCCTTTCAGAAGGCCCGACGGCACTTGGGTTGCTTTCGAGGACAACGCGGTGGTCATCGTAAGCGAAGACGGCACGCCGAGGGGGTCGGAGATAAGGGGACCGGTCGCCCGCGAAGCGGTGGAAAGGTGGCCCAGGATAGGCAACGTGGCCAGCATAGTCGTGTGAGGTGAGCGCCGTGCCTATCCCCAAGTCCAAGAAGCCCAGCAAGCAGAGGAAGTTCCTCTACAACGCTCCCTTGCACTTGAGGCATAAGTTCATGAACGCCCCCCTCAGCAAGGAGCTGAGGGAGAAGTACGGCGTCAAGAGGTTGCCGGTGAGAAAGGGCGACACCGTAAAGATCGTCAGAGGGAAGTTCAGGGGCCACGAAGGAACGGTCGCCAAGGTAGACCTAAAGAAAGCGAGGATATACGTAGACGGCGCAACGATAGAGAACTCGAGGGGCGAGCAGAGGTTCTACCCCATCCACCCTTCGAAAGTGATTATAACCAAGCTAGGTGAGGTCGACAAGGTAAGGCAAAAGATAATAGAGAGGAGGAAGAAGGAGGTGAAGTAAAGTGGCAAGGGTAGGTGGAGGTAAAAGGCACCTAAAGAGGCTCGCCGCCCCGGCCTTCTGGCCCATTCATAGAAAGGAGGCCGTCTGGGCGGTAAAGCCCCGGCCGGGTCCCCACCCCATAGAGGAGAGCATACCGCTACTGATACTCGTCAGGGACGTGCTCGGATACGCCGAGACCTCTAGGGAAGCGAGGAAGTTGATAGCAGAGGGCAGAATAAAGGTTGATGGAAGAGTAAGGAAGGACTACAAGTTCCCCGTAGGCGCCATGGACGTAATAGAGATCGTAGGGGCCGACGAGTACTACCGCATGATCCCGTACCCAGTCAAGTACCTAGTACCCATGAGGATAGATGCAGAAGAGGCCAAGAAGAAGATCTGTAGAATAGAAAACAAGGTGACAGTTAAGGGCGGTCACGTCCAGTTGAACTTACACGACGGCAGGAACGTGTTGATAAGGGTAGAAGACCCGCGCAACCCCGTAGAGGCCCAAGAGTACAAGACCTTGGGCGGCTTACTCATAACGGTGCCCGAGCAAGAGATCTTGGACTACGTCCCCTTCGAGGAGGGAGTAATCGCAATAGTGAAGTCTGGGAGGAACGTAGGAAGGGTCGGGAGGATAGAGGAAATCGTGAAAGGGATGGGACGGAAGAAGACTCTAGTTAAGATGAGGGACGTACACGACGAAGTGTTTTACACCGTCGCTGAGTACGTATTCCCAATAGGGAAGGAAGAGCCCTTGATAAAGTTGCCGGAGGGTGCTTGGAAATGAGCGCGGAGTTGGAAGTTAAGCGCTTAGAGGTTCCCCTCCCTCCCGAAAGGGTTGAAGAGATACTGAAGAGGTGGGAACAACAGCCTATGCTGAAGCCCAGGTTAGCCAAAGTGACGGTCAACATCGCCCTGGGCGAGAGCGGCGAACGCTTAGAGAAGGCCTACAACTTGCTAGAGGAGCTAACCGGCCAGAGGCCGGTTAAGCGCAAAGCCAAGAAGACCATAAGGCAATTCGGAATAAGGAGAGGGGAGAACATAGCAGTCATGGTTACCTTGAGGGGACAAAGAGCTGTGGAATTCCTAAAGAAGGCCTTAGAGGCTGTCGGGTGGAAGATCAAAGCCTCCAGCTTCGACGAGTTCGGCAACGTAGGCTTCGGCATAAGGGAGCACATACAGATACCCGGCACGCGCTACGACCCCAGAGTAGGTATATTCGGCATGGACGTGATTCTGACAATAGAAAGACCCGGCTACAGGGTGGCCAGGAGGAGGAGGGCTAGGTCCAAGATCCCCCGGAGGCACAGGGTCACCAAAGAGGAGAGTATGGTATTCTTGGCCAAGGAGTTCGGCGTAAAGATCGAGGGTTAAAAAAGAACGCGGGAGCGCAAGAGGGGGTGTGAAGAATGGCCAAGTTTAGGCCTCCCAAGTATAGGAGGTTTGGGCGTGGAGCAAGGAGATGTCAGAGGTGCGGTAGCCAAGACGCCGTCATAACTAAGTACGGATTGTACCTCTGTAGGCAATGCTTCCGAGAGGTAGCTCCTACTCTAGGCTTTAAGAAGTACAGGTGAGAGCAATGGTGATGCTCGACACTCTCGCGAACGCCCTCACCACAATATACAACAACGAAGTTAGGGGCAACAAAGAAGCAATAATAATGCCCGCTTCCAAGTTGATCGCCAACGTACTAAGGATAATGCAGAAGGAAGGCTACGTGGGCGAGTTCGAATACATAGACGACGGACGGTGGGGCAAGATAAGGGTGAGGCTGCTGGGCAGGATTAACAAGTGTGGCGCAATAAAGCCCAGGGTGTCCGTGAGCTACAGAGACCTACTGGTCTTGCCGGAGCACTTGAGGAGGTTCTTGCCGTCCAAGGACGTGGGCATTCTGATAATAAGCACCTCCCAAGGACTGATGACCCATAAGGAGGCCATACAGAAGAGGGTAGGCGGAATAGCTATCGCATACGTCTATTAACCTTTTGTTGTCCCTTCCACACAAAAATCTCCATTCGCTCTTTAGAACCCGGGCTCGAGTGCCTTGAGGGTCTTGGACCTCGTAGGGAGAGAGATAGTTTGGTGTCCTCCTAATAGCACCTTAAAAGAGGTCGTACACAAGATGAGGGCTCACAACGTCGGCAGCGTCTTGATACTTAACGGCGACGAGCTCGTGGGCATTTTCACCGAAAGGGACCTAGTAAGGGCCTTCGACGAGGGGGCTAAGCCCGAAGACCTTGTCAGCGACTTCATGACGCGTAACCCTATAGTTGTGAACCCGGAGGAAAGCTTGGAGAGCGCACTACAGAAAATGTTGGCACACGGGATTAGGCACTTGCCCGTAGTGTCGCCAGAAGGCAGAGTCCTAGGAGTGGTGAGCTTGAGAGACGTAGTAGAGGCCTTACTGGCGCAGCAAACGCCTATCTGAGCTAAAACCTCGCCCGGCGCGGGCCTCTCGAGATGAAAAAGAAGGCAAGCATGAACTATCTCGACGTCGTAGCTTGGATAAGGAAGAACGAAGATCTAATAGGGTCGACAGTCCAAAACGTCTACTACAAGGACGGCCTAATGTGG containing:
- a CDS encoding 30S ribosomal protein S17, whose protein sequence is MGAEALSVNFRHVGVRGVKPPIGTCNDPECPWHGHLKVRGTILEGVVVKKKMNKAVVVRHEYLYYNRKYQRYERRKSNIHARLPPCLADEIKEGDVVVIGETRPLAKSISFVVLGKKAGGEE
- a CDS encoding 50S ribosomal protein L14, which translates into the protein MVKASANKSRRKVVTGLQVGSYVKVTDNSGAKVAMIIGVPGYHGRLRRIPPAGVGDMVVVTVKKGTPEMRHQVVRAIVVRQRKPFRRPDGTWVAFEDNAVVIVSEDGTPRGSEIRGPVAREAVERWPRIGNVASIVV
- the rplX gene encoding 50S ribosomal protein L24; this encodes MPIPKSKKPSKQRKFLYNAPLHLRHKFMNAPLSKELREKYGVKRLPVRKGDTVKIVRGKFRGHEGTVAKVDLKKARIYVDGATIENSRGEQRFYPIHPSKVIITKLGEVDKVRQKIIERRKKEVK
- a CDS encoding 30S ribosomal protein S4e, which produces MARVGGGKRHLKRLAAPAFWPIHRKEAVWAVKPRPGPHPIEESIPLLILVRDVLGYAETSREARKLIAEGRIKVDGRVRKDYKFPVGAMDVIEIVGADEYYRMIPYPVKYLVPMRIDAEEAKKKICRIENKVTVKGGHVQLNLHDGRNVLIRVEDPRNPVEAQEYKTLGGLLITVPEQEILDYVPFEEGVIAIVKSGRNVGRVGRIEEIVKGMGRKKTLVKMRDVHDEVFYTVAEYVFPIGKEEPLIKLPEGAWK
- a CDS encoding 50S ribosomal protein L5, with amino-acid sequence MSAELEVKRLEVPLPPERVEEILKRWEQQPMLKPRLAKVTVNIALGESGERLEKAYNLLEELTGQRPVKRKAKKTIRQFGIRRGENIAVMVTLRGQRAVEFLKKALEAVGWKIKASSFDEFGNVGFGIREHIQIPGTRYDPRVGIFGMDVILTIERPGYRVARRRRARSKIPRRHRVTKEESMVFLAKEFGVKIEG
- a CDS encoding 30S ribosomal protein S14; the protein is MAKFRPPKYRRFGRGARRCQRCGSQDAVITKYGLYLCRQCFREVAPTLGFKKYR
- a CDS encoding 30S ribosomal protein S8 codes for the protein MVMLDTLANALTTIYNNEVRGNKEAIIMPASKLIANVLRIMQKEGYVGEFEYIDDGRWGKIRVRLLGRINKCGAIKPRVSVSYRDLLVLPEHLRRFLPSKDVGILIISTSQGLMTHKEAIQKRVGGIAIAYVY
- a CDS encoding CBS domain-containing protein — its product is MRVLDLVGREIVWCPPNSTLKEVVHKMRAHNVGSVLILNGDELVGIFTERDLVRAFDEGAKPEDLVSDFMTRNPIVVNPEESLESALQKMLAHGIRHLPVVSPEGRVLGVVSLRDVVEALLAQQTPI